A single region of the Triticum dicoccoides isolate Atlit2015 ecotype Zavitan chromosome 2B, WEW_v2.0, whole genome shotgun sequence genome encodes:
- the LOC119368508 gene encoding auxin-responsive protein SAUR23-like, whose protein sequence is MAKCGKIQSIVRLQQTLRRWRSRAAAAHVPSGHVAVCVGGDSRRFLVRAAHLNHPVFHELLRQSEEEYGFPSTPGPVALPCCDEDRFLDVLRRVSSEDRRGRSVCCRVPVITSRDVAARPLLQGMAVEKLVW, encoded by the coding sequence ATGGCCAAATGTGGCAAGATCCAGAGCATCGTCCGCCTCCAGCAGACGCTGCGGCGGTGGCGGTCCCGGGCCGCGGCGGCACACGTGCCGTCGGGGCATGTGGCGGTGTGCGTGGGCGGCGACTCACGGCGGTTCTTGGTGCGCGCGGCTCACCTCAACCACCCCGTGTTCCACGAGCTGCTCCGGCAGTCGGAGGAGGAGTACGGCTTCCCGTCCACCCCTGGCCCCGTCGCGCTGCCCTGCTGCGACGAGGACCGTTTCCTGGACGTCCTCCGCCGCGTGTCCTCCGAGGACCGCCGAGGCCGCTCGGTCTGCTGCCGCGTGCCGGTCATCACCAGCCGCGACGTCGCGGCGCGGCCGTTGCTGCAGGGGATGGCGGTGGAGAAGCTCGTGTGGTGA